In the Arachis ipaensis cultivar K30076 chromosome B10, Araip1.1, whole genome shotgun sequence genome, one interval contains:
- the LOC107623499 gene encoding uncharacterized protein LOC107623499 isoform X2, producing MINIIISVSKMELADKVAAVGLLVVVPDLLYGDYFSYDPQFDREGWLKKHGETRERFLSLRKGTKSEVANALEEGSSCMSYMFGTAYVHTQHLNIPFFELLNDWIEKITCVIASLLSSQIPEREMALVETNNVLRSKLGVKISTLEANNQDKRRIGVRTEIIMTKYTKIYDGNFMY from the exons atgattaatataataatatcagTTAGTAAAAT GGAACTAGCAGACAAGGTAGCAGCAGTTGGATTATTGGTTGTAGTTCCTGATCTCCTGTATGGTGACTACTTTAGTTATGATCCTCAATTTGATAGAGAAGGATGGTTGAAGAAACATGGAGAG ACTCGTGAAAGGTTTCTGTCACTGAGAAAAGGCACAAAAAGTGAAGTAGCTAATGCCCTAGAAGAGGGAAGCTCCTGTATGTCTTATATGTTTGGGACAGCTTATGTTCACACTCAACACTTGAATATCCCATTCTTCGAACTCCTAAATGATTGGATTGAAAAGATCACATGTGTTATTGCCTCATTATTGAGTTCTCAGATTCCTGAAAGG GAAATGGCGCTTGTTGAAACAAATAATGTGCTAAGGAGTAAG TTGGGCGTGAAAATAAGCACTCTAGAAGCAAATAATCAAGACAAAAGAAGGATTGGAGTGAGGACAGAGATTATCATGACAAAGTACACCAAAATCTATGATGGAAATTTTATGTATTAA
- the LOC107623499 gene encoding uncharacterized protein LOC107623499 isoform X1 — MINIIISVSKMELADKVAAVGLLVVVPDLLYGDYFSYDPQFDREGWLKKHGETRERFLSLRKGTKSEVANALEEGSSCMSYMFGTAYVHTQHLNIPFFELLNDWIEKITCVIASLLSSQIPEREMALVETNNVLRSKQKLGVKISTLEANNQDKRRIGVRTEIIMTKYTKIYDGNFMY; from the exons atgattaatataataatatcagTTAGTAAAAT GGAACTAGCAGACAAGGTAGCAGCAGTTGGATTATTGGTTGTAGTTCCTGATCTCCTGTATGGTGACTACTTTAGTTATGATCCTCAATTTGATAGAGAAGGATGGTTGAAGAAACATGGAGAG ACTCGTGAAAGGTTTCTGTCACTGAGAAAAGGCACAAAAAGTGAAGTAGCTAATGCCCTAGAAGAGGGAAGCTCCTGTATGTCTTATATGTTTGGGACAGCTTATGTTCACACTCAACACTTGAATATCCCATTCTTCGAACTCCTAAATGATTGGATTGAAAAGATCACATGTGTTATTGCCTCATTATTGAGTTCTCAGATTCCTGAAAGG GAAATGGCGCTTGTTGAAACAAATAATGTGCTAAGGAGTAAG CAAAAGTTGGGCGTGAAAATAAGCACTCTAGAAGCAAATAATCAAGACAAAAGAAGGATTGGAGTGAGGACAGAGATTATCATGACAAAGTACACCAAAATCTATGATGGAAATTTTATGTATTAA
- the LOC107623499 gene encoding uncharacterized protein LOC107623499 isoform X4, whose product MERLRNVKTPNLLLFIGLTRERFLSLRKGTKSEVANALEEGSSCMSYMFGTAYVHTQHLNIPFFELLNDWIEKITCVIASLLSSQIPEREMALVETNNVLRSKQKLGVKISTLEANNQDKRRIGVRTEIIMTKYTKIYDGNFMY is encoded by the exons ATGGAGAG GCTAAGGAATGTGAAGACCCCAAACCTACTGCTTTTTATTGGTTTG ACTCGTGAAAGGTTTCTGTCACTGAGAAAAGGCACAAAAAGTGAAGTAGCTAATGCCCTAGAAGAGGGAAGCTCCTGTATGTCTTATATGTTTGGGACAGCTTATGTTCACACTCAACACTTGAATATCCCATTCTTCGAACTCCTAAATGATTGGATTGAAAAGATCACATGTGTTATTGCCTCATTATTGAGTTCTCAGATTCCTGAAAGG GAAATGGCGCTTGTTGAAACAAATAATGTGCTAAGGAGTAAG CAAAAGTTGGGCGTGAAAATAAGCACTCTAGAAGCAAATAATCAAGACAAAAGAAGGATTGGAGTGAGGACAGAGATTATCATGACAAAGTACACCAAAATCTATGATGGAAATTTTATGTATTAA
- the LOC107623499 gene encoding uncharacterized protein LOC107623499 isoform X3: MINIIISVSKMELADKVAAVGLLVVVPDLLYGDYFSYDPQFDREGWLKKHGETRERFLSLRKGTKSEVANALEEGSSCMSYMFGTAYVHTQHLNIPFFELLNDWIEKITCVIASLLSSQIPERLLLASPMGSAHNRSTNESSSFESPDFDHTAIEEFAVERNPATTNVDRNSRSL; this comes from the exons atgattaatataataatatcagTTAGTAAAAT GGAACTAGCAGACAAGGTAGCAGCAGTTGGATTATTGGTTGTAGTTCCTGATCTCCTGTATGGTGACTACTTTAGTTATGATCCTCAATTTGATAGAGAAGGATGGTTGAAGAAACATGGAGAG ACTCGTGAAAGGTTTCTGTCACTGAGAAAAGGCACAAAAAGTGAAGTAGCTAATGCCCTAGAAGAGGGAAGCTCCTGTATGTCTTATATGTTTGGGACAGCTTATGTTCACACTCAACACTTGAATATCCCATTCTTCGAACTCCTAAATGATTGGATTGAAAAGATCACATGTGTTATTGCCTCATTATTGAGTTCTCAGATTCCTGAAAGG ttattactTGCAAGTCCAATGGGAAGTGCTCATAACAGGTCTACCAATGAGAGTAGTTCTTTTGAAAGTCCAGATTTCGATCACACAGCTATTGAAGAATTTGCAGTAGAGAGAAATCCTGCTACAACAAATGTGGACCGCAACTCGAGAAGTTTGTAG